One Brassica napus cultivar Da-Ae chromosome C4, Da-Ae, whole genome shotgun sequence genomic region harbors:
- the LOC106450642 gene encoding zinc finger protein 8 has protein sequence MQNLISCLSVSETVSNSLTPLSLSLSSMEETNGRRETHDFMNVNVESFSQLPFIRRTPPKEKGSIIRLFGQELVGDNSSGTTQQEEDILETTKTKINDERSENVKEKDKDSSSNRRFECHYCFRNFPTSQALGGHQNAHKRERQHAKRGSVPSYLHQSGSHHVYGFLNNHHHRHYPSWTTEARFYGGGGGGVAQQTPSYYSRTLLPPPSSSNTPTINGSPLGLWRVPPSTSANAIHSVYSASPAFRTHDQESKEPHWPYKLMKPNVQDHVSLDLHL, from the coding sequence atgcAAAACCTCATctcttgtctttctgtctctgAAACAGTCTCAAACTCACtcactcctctctctctctccctctcttccATGGAAGAAACCAATGGAAGAAGAGAAACTCACGATTTCATGAACGTCAACGTTGAATCCTTCTCTCAGCTTCCATTCATCCGCCGTACACCTCCCAAAGAAAAAGGCTCCATTATTCGTCTCTTCGGCCAAGAGCTCGTCGGAGATAACTCCTCCGGTACTACTCAACAGGAGGAGGACATTCTTGAAACCACAAAAACCAAGATCAACGACGAGAGATCGGAGAATGTCAAGGAGAAAGACAAAGACAGCAGCAGTAACAGGAGATTCGAGTGTCACTACTGTTTCAGAAACTTCCCAACTTCACAAGCCCTAGGTGGACACCAAAACGCTCACAAACGCGAACGCCAACACGCCAAACGCGGTTCTGTGCCATCATACCTTCATCAGTCTGGCTCTCACCACGTCTACGGCTTCCTCAACAACCACCACCACCGTCACTATCCCTCGTGGACAACGGAAGCTAGATTctacggtggtggtggtggtggagtaGCACAACAAACGCCGTCGTATTACTCACgcactcttcttcctcctccttcttcttctaacACACCGACGATCAACGGAAGTCCTTTAGGTTTGTGGCGTGTACCGCCTTCCACGTCAGCAAACGCTATTCATAGCGTTTACTCAGCTTCACCAGCGTTTAGAACGCATGACCAGGAGAGTAAGGAGCCGCATTGGCCTTACAAGTTGATGAAACCTAATGTGCAAGATCATGTGAGTCTCGATCTTCATCTTTGA